GCCGGCCGCCGGCATCGCGCCATCCCATCGTCTTCACAAGGATTCATCGATGAGTTCACGCAGGATCGTGGTGCGCCGTTCCGGCGTTCACGGCAAGGGCGTATTCGCGGCCGCGCCGATCAAGGCGGGCGAGCGCGTGGTCGAATACAAGGGCGAGCGGATCTCCTGGAAGGAGGCGCTGCGCCGCCATCCGCACGACCCGAACGATCCGAATCACACGTTCTATTTCGCGCTCGAAGAAGGCGGTGTGATCGATGGCAAGGTCGACGGCAACAGCGCGCGCTGGATCAATCACTCGTGCGCGCCGAACTGCGAGGCCGAGGAAACCGCGGGGCGCGTGTTCATCCACGCGCTGCGCGACCTCGAGGCCGGCGAGGAGCTGTTCTACGACTACGGGCTCGTGATCGACGCGAAGCTGACCAAGCAGTTGAAACGCGACTACGCCTGCCATTGCGGCGCGAGCACCTGCCGCGGCACGATGCTGGCCGTCAGCGACGGGTCGGACAAGAAGAAAAAGAAGAAAGCCCGCAAGGACGAGAAAGCCGTGAAGGCCGAAAAGGCGGATAAGGCCGACCGCAAGGACAAGGACGGCAAGAAGAAGAAATGAGGCCGCCGCGGGCGCGATCCGCTTCGCGAGAGCGAGCGCGCCGGCCTCCATTACGCTGGCCTCCATTACGCCGGCCGTCCAGCCTCCCGGCTTCGACCCGGCTCTGGCGCCGTCAGGCTTGCAGCGGCGTGGGCTCGGACGCGTTGGCCGCCACATCGGCCGGCTTCGCGGCCAGCGGAATCCGCACGATGAAGCGCGAGCCGCCTTCGGGCGCGTCGGCATAGAGCACGTCGCCGTCGTGCATCGCGACGATGTCGTGAACGATCGCGAGACCGAGGCCCGCGCCCGTCTCCACGCCGTTGCCGCTTTGCGCGTCGCCACGGAAGAAGCGCTTGAAGAGGTCCGCCTGCTGGCCCGGCGGCACGCCCGAACCGTTGTCCTCCACTACGATCTCGCCGGCTTCGCGGCCGTTGTCGAGCATCACCTGCGAAACGTTCACGGTGATCCGCGCGCCCTCGGGGCGGGCCAGCGGCACGTACTTCAGCGCGTTGTCGAGCAGGTTCGCGATCACCTCGCGCAACAGCACCGGATTGCCGCGCACCACCAGCGGCGGCACGCTGGCGAGATCGAAATCGTCGGGCGGCAGCTCGTCGTCGCCGGACTTCGCGCGATTCGCGAGCGATTCGGCGCTGCCCGGATCGTCGCTGGTCTGGAAGCCGAGATCGACGTGCGCGGTCAGCGCGCGCGGCACCCATTCGGCGCCGGTCTCGAACGCGAGCGCGGCCAGATCGACATCGACGAAGCGCGCGGCCTGTTCGCCCGGTTCGGCGCGCGCGAGCGACAGCAGCTGGTTCGAGAGCCGCACCGCGCGGTCGGCGGCCGCGCGCAGTTCGTGGACGGCGGCCAGCGTCTGCTGCGGATCGCGCGCCACGGCGGCGTGTTCGGCATGCAGCTTCACGGCCGTCAGAGGCGTGCGCAACTGGTGCGCGGCATCGGCGATGAACTTGCGCTGCGCGTCGAGCGCGGTCTTGAGCCGCCCGAGCAGCGCGTTCATCGCGCTCGTCAGCGGCCGGATTTCGAGCGGCACCTCGGTTTCGTCGACGGGTTCGAGCGAGGTGTGGGTCTGCCGGTTCAGCGAATCGGCCAGGTGCGTGAGCGGCCCCAACTGCTGGTTCACGACGCGCCAGACGATGCCCCAGCCGGCCAGCAGCAGCAACAGCAGCGGCATCATGATCGCGACCAGGAACTCGGCCGCGATCTGGTAGCGATGGCGCACCGGCTGCGCCACCTCGACGATCATCGGGTTGCCGTCGTCGGTCTGCTCCACGCGCACCTGCGCGACACGCACGGCCTGGCCTTCGTAGTCGGCCTCGAACACATACGCGTAATGCATGCGCCGCACGCTCGTGCCCTGCAGCGGCAGCTTCGGGTCGCCGGCCAGCTCGTGCTCGCCGTCGCTGATCCGGTAGATCAGCTGTTCGGCCGGGTCGGAGAACATCGCCTGCGCGAGCGGCGGCACCGTGAACGGCGCGTCGGGGCCGGCGATCTGGATCTGCTTCGAGATCGCGGTGGCGAGATCGGCAAGCGATCGATCGATCACGTGCTGCGTGTATTGCCACGCGAGCCAGTAGGCGATCAGGCCGCTCATCAGCGCGAGCATCGACAGGGGCGCGGCGAGCCGCCGGAGCAGCGAGCGGCGCAGGCTGGTGGCGGCCGGTTCGGAGGGCATCGCTTCAATCATCGAAAAAAGCAGCGCCCGGCCGGGGCCGGGCGAGACGTGGAACGTGCGGGCGCGGTGCGCCGTCTGGCGGTGCCCGGGCGGCGCCGGGCGCGGTCTCAGACGCTCGCCGGCTGGCGGATTTCCTGCAGCAGGTAGCCGAAGCCGCGCACCGTGACGATCTCCACGCGGCACTGTTCGAGCTTCTTGCGCACGCGGTGGACATAGACTTCGATCGCGGTGTCGCCGAGGTCGCCGCCGAAGTGCGTCAGGTGGTCCTGCAACTGCGCCTTGCTGACCACGCGGCCATGGCGCAGCAGCAGCATTTCGAGCACGGCGAATTCGCGCGGCGAGAGTTCGAGCGGCTTGTCGTCGTTGAAGATGCGGCGATCGACGCCCGACAGGCGCACGCCACCGAGTGAGACTTCCGGACGCGGCATGTCGCTGTGCGGGCCGCTGCGGCGCATCACTGCGCGAATGCGTGCCTCGAGCTCGGCCGGTTCGAACGGCTTCAGCATGTAGTCGTCGGCGCCGGAATTGAGGCCCTGCACGCGGTCGTTGAGCTCGTCGCGCGCCGTCAGCACGATCACCGGGGTGTGGCGATTCGTCTGACGGAAACGCGACAGCAGCGTCATGCCGTCGATGCCGGGCAGGCCCAGGTCGAGGATCACGAGTTCATGGCGATTCTGCGCGAGCGCCTGCTCGGCGAAAATGCCGTCGTGGACCATGTCGACGGTGAAGCCTGCTTGTTCGAGGCTGCTCTGGATGCCGCGTGCGATGGGGCGGTCGTCTTCGATGAGGAGGAGTCGCATGAGATTCGCTCAAGTACAATGGGTTGGCTGGGACATCACGACGCCGTTTCCAACAGCATGTCGCGTGGCCGACGACAGGCAAGGCGGCTAGCGAACGAAATTCCAACTATATGTCCGACATCTCGATCCACGAACTCGAAGCCGCGATCAATTTCTGGCGCGCCCGCTCACCATCGAGCGGCGATGAACTCAAGCTGTGCGAAGAGGCGAGCGCGCTTTCCAAGCCGTATGCGTTGCTGATTGTACAGCGGCAAAGCGCGCTAAAACTGGAAGGTTTGGACCCCATTGCACGTCGTGCCTGGGAGTCTTACGCGCGCCTTAAGAACGGCTTGGAAAGCTGAAGGCTCGCGCCATCAACCAGGTTCTGCATCAAGCAACGTGCGGCGGTGCTGAAGCGTTGACGTGGCCGCGGGTTTGTCCGCGGCCATTTGTTTTGCGGTGTGTTACGAGCGTGCGGCGAAACGAGGGCGCGTGATGCGACGCGCGACCGGTGGGCCGCCGGAATGAACAGAGGCGGGGAACGCGAACGGGACAGAGGGACGCATCGCGCCGAAGACGCGCGATGCGAAGCCTGCAGGCCGTGGCCGAGGTGCCCGCGCGGCGT
The genomic region above belongs to Burkholderia plantarii and contains:
- a CDS encoding DUF3717 domain-containing protein, which codes for MSDISIHELEAAINFWRARSPSSGDELKLCEEASALSKPYALLIVQRQSALKLEGLDPIARRAWESYARLKNGLES
- a CDS encoding sensor histidine kinase, whose translation is MPSEPAATSLRRSLLRRLAAPLSMLALMSGLIAYWLAWQYTQHVIDRSLADLATAISKQIQIAGPDAPFTVPPLAQAMFSDPAEQLIYRISDGEHELAGDPKLPLQGTSVRRMHYAYVFEADYEGQAVRVAQVRVEQTDDGNPMIVEVAQPVRHRYQIAAEFLVAIMMPLLLLLLAGWGIVWRVVNQQLGPLTHLADSLNRQTHTSLEPVDETEVPLEIRPLTSAMNALLGRLKTALDAQRKFIADAAHQLRTPLTAVKLHAEHAAVARDPQQTLAAVHELRAAADRAVRLSNQLLSLARAEPGEQAARFVDVDLAALAFETGAEWVPRALTAHVDLGFQTSDDPGSAESLANRAKSGDDELPPDDFDLASVPPLVVRGNPVLLREVIANLLDNALKYVPLARPEGARITVNVSQVMLDNGREAGEIVVEDNGSGVPPGQQADLFKRFFRGDAQSGNGVETGAGLGLAIVHDIVAMHDGDVLYADAPEGGSRFIVRIPLAAKPADVAANASEPTPLQA
- a CDS encoding response regulator transcription factor produces the protein MRLLLIEDDRPIARGIQSSLEQAGFTVDMVHDGIFAEQALAQNRHELVILDLGLPGIDGMTLLSRFRQTNRHTPVIVLTARDELNDRVQGLNSGADDYMLKPFEPAELEARIRAVMRRSGPHSDMPRPEVSLGGVRLSGVDRRIFNDDKPLELSPREFAVLEMLLLRHGRVVSKAQLQDHLTHFGGDLGDTAIEVYVHRVRKKLEQCRVEIVTVRGFGYLLQEIRQPASV
- a CDS encoding SET domain-containing protein is translated as MSSRRIVVRRSGVHGKGVFAAAPIKAGERVVEYKGERISWKEALRRHPHDPNDPNHTFYFALEEGGVIDGKVDGNSARWINHSCAPNCEAEETAGRVFIHALRDLEAGEELFYDYGLVIDAKLTKQLKRDYACHCGASTCRGTMLAVSDGSDKKKKKKARKDEKAVKAEKADKADRKDKDGKKKK